A DNA window from Paenibacillus sp. HWE-109 contains the following coding sequences:
- a CDS encoding transposase — MQQRNKVFEEVRFKVAQEALGGIKTGVLSRRYDVSPKTIRNWVKEYQETFGDDALPTLDERMAESKRLAELEEKYACALKALGEKELENNILRELVKKSSPASKINSTLPKRSSSRDIP; from the coding sequence GTGCAACAACGTAACAAGGTGTTTGAAGAAGTGCGTTTCAAGGTAGCTCAAGAAGCGCTTGGTGGAATTAAGACGGGTGTTCTTTCGCGAAGATATGATGTATCGCCAAAAACCATCCGTAACTGGGTAAAGGAATATCAAGAGACCTTTGGGGATGATGCGTTACCAACATTAGATGAACGTATGGCTGAATCCAAGCGCCTAGCTGAACTGGAAGAAAAATATGCTTGTGCGCTAAAAGCACTCGGAGAGAAAGAGTTGGAAAACAATATTCTGAGAGAACTTGTAAAAAAGTCCAGCCCTGCCTCGAAGATAAACTCAACATTGCCCAAACGTTCATCGAGCAGGGACATCCCATAA
- a CDS encoding carbohydrate ABC transporter permease, whose translation MKPAERGIISSYDMKKGTVRLGYFLMILIMIAIAITTLYPFFNTFFGSLKTREEFFSFPPTFFPKNWIWTNYKDAWSGFDLPLLTFLKNTIFIYVGNVVCSLLLIGLAAYALSHLRVPFKRVITLFFFSTLLIPPATYIVPNFLNLQSLGMINTYWAFWLPAAANAYFMLLLKNFFDGIHKEILEAARIDGASEFSSFIRIAVPLSTPIIGTLLMLTFSTTWNEFYWSSIVMTEKSMYPLATGIYRYVIYSTSVIPWSVRFAILTMAMAPPILFFLIFQKFIIRGLSVSGVKG comes from the coding sequence ATGAAGCCAGCAGAACGGGGCATTATTTCGAGTTATGATATGAAAAAGGGGACGGTCAGACTCGGCTACTTCTTGATGATTCTGATCATGATCGCGATTGCGATTACGACGCTGTATCCCTTCTTTAATACATTCTTTGGTTCTCTTAAAACGCGGGAAGAATTTTTCTCCTTTCCACCAACCTTTTTTCCGAAAAACTGGATTTGGACGAACTACAAAGATGCCTGGAGCGGGTTCGATCTGCCGCTGCTGACCTTCTTGAAAAACACCATCTTCATTTATGTGGGGAATGTTGTCTGCTCGCTGCTGCTGATCGGATTAGCCGCGTACGCGCTTTCTCATCTGCGGGTTCCTTTCAAGCGAGTCATCACGCTTTTCTTCTTCTCCACATTATTAATCCCGCCAGCAACCTATATCGTTCCTAACTTCCTGAATTTGCAAAGCTTGGGGATGATTAATACGTACTGGGCTTTCTGGCTGCCAGCCGCAGCGAATGCCTATTTCATGCTGCTGCTCAAAAACTTCTTCGATGGCATCCATAAAGAAATTCTGGAAGCCGCCCGAATCGATGGTGCAAGCGAGTTTAGTTCTTTTATCCGGATCGCAGTTCCGCTCTCTACGCCTATTATTGGGACGCTGTTGATGTTAACTTTTTCGACGACATGGAATGAGTTCTACTGGTCCAGTATTGTGATGACCGAGAAGAGCATGTATCCGCTTGCGACTGGGATTTACAGATATGTGATTTATTCTACGTCGGTCATTCCATGGAGTGTGCGATTCGCGATTTTGACCATGGCGATGGCGCCGCCGATCCTTTTTTTCCTTATTTTCCAAAAGTTTATTATTCGCGGTTTATCGGTATCAGGAGTGAAAGGGTAA
- a CDS encoding LysR family transcriptional regulator — translation MNIENIEAFVYVIHFNSFNKAADALFLSQPSVTARIQSLERELNTLLFEREGRNFSITDKGKQFLPYAQQILQTYKKGKQQLLNLNAAPNELRIGSTVSVSNYVIPDILPIIKKKYRNLQIKLTTAPTEVILEKLLNKELDIGFVRNVTHPHIDCTGFYEDPIRLFVHQGHPFVGKEHITIEDVSREALVFFECGSLDWMKIHRLFAALDHPPNIDYQIDNLETAKKLVAKGMGISFLPDLCARKEVKEGLLVPIHVPALGGLSLRTNLISLKESTVDFSPICLDAVKQII, via the coding sequence ATGAACATCGAAAACATTGAAGCGTTCGTCTATGTCATCCATTTTAACAGCTTCAACAAGGCAGCGGACGCATTGTTCTTATCTCAGCCGTCGGTAACGGCCCGAATTCAATCCTTGGAGCGGGAATTAAATACACTGCTTTTTGAACGAGAAGGCAGGAACTTTTCGATTACGGACAAAGGCAAGCAGTTCTTGCCCTATGCGCAGCAAATTCTTCAAACGTATAAGAAGGGAAAACAGCAGCTGCTCAACTTGAATGCCGCCCCCAATGAGCTGAGAATAGGGAGCACGGTTTCGGTTTCCAACTATGTCATCCCCGATATTCTTCCGATTATCAAAAAAAAGTATCGCAACCTTCAAATTAAACTAACGACGGCGCCGACAGAGGTTATTCTAGAAAAGCTTCTGAATAAAGAACTGGATATTGGTTTTGTTCGTAATGTGACGCATCCGCATATCGATTGTACAGGATTCTATGAGGACCCGATCCGACTTTTCGTGCATCAAGGGCACCCCTTTGTGGGTAAAGAGCATATTACGATTGAAGACGTAAGCCGTGAAGCGCTTGTTTTTTTTGAATGCGGTTCATTGGACTGGATGAAAATTCACCGATTATTCGCGGCATTGGATCATCCGCCCAATATCGATTACCAGATCGATAATTTGGAGACCGCCAAGAAGCTGGTAGCCAAAGGAATGGGGATTTCATTTTTGCCTGATCTATGCGCGCGCAAAGAAGTAAAGGAAGGTTTGCTTGTGCCGATCCATGTTCCTGCGTTAGGCGGATTATCTTTGCGCACGAACCTTATTTCCCTAAAAGAATCAACCGTTGACTTCTCGCCGATCTGTTTGGACGCAGTCAAACAAATCATCTAG
- a CDS encoding response regulator transcription factor, which produces MVNILVVDDEPMICKGVATILKQSKLDIGEVFIAYNGFEALDFIHLEKIDLVFTDIQMEKMNGIELIENIFMEDPSIPIVILSAHGEFEYAQKAIRFGAKEYLVKPITPPHLVNVAAKLLKEKEEKQQHFSNWEGSGGLPEHISLELNYYLNELVTSTLHASEVPAIMEKLGNRMTGSFYSMLVIKLSLSRGGIHDEEIATLKDRSLLKYAALNIIEETAKQWCHLLFNTHNSTFSLLMQIPQEENRGTQSINQLLMVAQMIHTNLQKYVNVKCQIGISRIREGVTEWPVIYQEATESLAWSETNKGHYMFYIDDIGKTTNEQNLSNTQVDEANNRIVYETKTYIEGHFSNKGLKLQDIADAVHLSPNYLSYLFKRVMGINIWDYVTQLRMEKGRQLILTTDKRRYEISEEIGYESPEHFSKIFKKHFGMNISEVKQTGP; this is translated from the coding sequence ATGGTTAATATTTTGGTTGTGGATGACGAACCGATGATTTGTAAAGGCGTTGCTACCATATTGAAGCAATCGAAGCTGGATATTGGGGAAGTATTCATCGCATATAACGGATTTGAGGCGTTGGATTTTATTCATTTAGAGAAGATTGATTTGGTGTTTACGGATATCCAAATGGAGAAAATGAATGGCATTGAGCTCATTGAAAATATATTTATGGAAGATCCGTCGATTCCGATTGTTATTTTATCCGCGCATGGGGAATTTGAATATGCCCAGAAGGCGATTCGTTTCGGCGCTAAGGAATATTTGGTTAAACCGATCACGCCGCCTCACTTGGTCAATGTAGCTGCGAAGCTGCTGAAGGAGAAGGAAGAGAAGCAGCAGCATTTCTCCAATTGGGAAGGCAGCGGCGGTCTGCCGGAGCATATTTCACTGGAGTTGAATTATTACCTGAATGAGCTTGTGACCAGCACCCTGCATGCCTCCGAAGTGCCGGCTATCATGGAAAAGCTGGGCAATCGCATGACAGGAAGCTTCTATAGCATGCTTGTGATCAAGTTATCGCTCAGCCGGGGCGGTATCCACGATGAGGAAATCGCCACGCTCAAGGATCGCAGTTTGTTGAAATATGCCGCTTTGAATATCATCGAAGAGACAGCCAAACAGTGGTGTCATCTCTTGTTCAACACGCATAATTCAACGTTTTCGCTGCTGATGCAAATTCCGCAAGAGGAGAATCGGGGTACCCAGAGCATTAATCAACTCCTGATGGTGGCCCAAATGATTCATACCAATTTGCAGAAATACGTCAACGTCAAATGTCAGATCGGGATTAGCCGCATTCGCGAGGGTGTGACGGAGTGGCCAGTTATCTATCAGGAAGCGACGGAGAGTTTGGCATGGAGTGAGACCAATAAAGGGCACTACATGTTCTACATTGACGATATTGGTAAAACAACGAATGAACAAAATTTATCCAACACGCAAGTGGATGAAGCGAACAATCGCATTGTTTATGAAACTAAAACCTATATTGAAGGTCACTTCAGCAACAAAGGCCTCAAGCTGCAAGATATTGCGGATGCGGTTCATTTGAGCCCGAATTATTTAAGCTATTTGTTTAAAAGAGTAATGGGGATCAACATTTGGGACTATGTTACCCAACTCCGCATGGAGAAAGGCAGACAATTAATTCTCACCACGGATAAGCGCAGATACGAAATTTCCGAGGAAATCGGTTACGAATCGCCGGAACATTTTAGCAAAATTTTTAAAAAGCATTTTGGCATGAATATTTCCGAAGTGAAGCAAACGGGACCGTAA
- a CDS encoding ABC transporter substrate-binding protein: MRKRNASALGAIALTVLLAGCGTNSTTTTTSPSPATTAGSTTAATTVPAAKKVTITAQGFKPDQKEKNDQLDQRITRFKAKFPTVDFKKDDWQYNPLEIGIKMASNSAPTEYTTYATEGKVLVDKKWVADITDSINSWEHAKDMNDLLSKPFVVNGKTYGVPIDGYVMTITLNKKLFKEKGVDLPPMDWTWDDLLTAARKINDPAKGIAGFIPMGKGPEAGWNWTNFLYAAGGDVQKLDNGKVVGLFNSEAGLKALEFYKKLKDENLIPQNWALGYGDALNAFSQGRGAMVMCGSGNAADTAINEGGISKEDLVVYPMPSITKGGKHTGVLGGNYRVINPKSDKDQQQVAFKWITDEYFTDDFLNSTKKEIEDRKGKNRVYIPQPINYWKDSSDFGKKYTDLLAKYDNVFKYDPQLISLWDGKPEAQYEAQKYYTELANVIQKVFTTKDVDLKKTLEEASNKVQTEVFDKVKVE, from the coding sequence ATGAGAAAAAGAAACGCTTCTGCACTAGGCGCAATTGCGCTCACGGTCCTATTGGCCGGATGCGGCACAAACTCAACTACCACGACAACAAGTCCTAGCCCGGCAACAACGGCGGGGAGCACAACCGCAGCTACAACCGTTCCTGCGGCAAAAAAGGTGACAATTACAGCACAAGGCTTCAAGCCGGATCAAAAGGAAAAAAATGATCAATTAGACCAGCGTATCACCCGCTTTAAAGCCAAGTTCCCGACGGTCGATTTCAAGAAGGACGACTGGCAGTACAATCCGCTGGAAATTGGTATCAAAATGGCCTCGAACAGCGCCCCAACGGAATATACAACGTATGCCACAGAGGGGAAAGTGCTTGTCGACAAGAAATGGGTAGCCGATATTACGGATTCCATCAACAGCTGGGAACACGCCAAGGATATGAATGATCTACTGTCAAAACCATTTGTCGTGAACGGTAAAACGTACGGTGTGCCGATCGATGGTTACGTGATGACGATTACGCTTAATAAGAAATTGTTCAAAGAAAAAGGCGTGGACCTTCCGCCTATGGATTGGACTTGGGACGATCTGTTGACGGCTGCCAGAAAAATCAATGATCCAGCCAAGGGCATTGCCGGTTTCATCCCAATGGGGAAAGGTCCTGAGGCAGGTTGGAACTGGACGAATTTCCTTTATGCCGCAGGCGGGGATGTTCAAAAGCTTGATAATGGCAAAGTCGTTGGACTATTCAATTCTGAAGCTGGTTTGAAAGCGCTCGAATTCTACAAAAAACTCAAGGATGAAAACTTGATCCCGCAAAACTGGGCGCTCGGCTACGGGGATGCTTTGAATGCCTTCTCGCAAGGTCGCGGTGCAATGGTCATGTGCGGAAGCGGCAACGCAGCAGATACAGCCATTAACGAGGGCGGCATCAGCAAAGAGGATCTTGTTGTCTACCCAATGCCTTCCATTACCAAAGGCGGTAAACATACTGGCGTGCTTGGCGGCAACTACCGTGTTATCAATCCAAAAAGTGATAAAGACCAACAGCAAGTCGCGTTCAAATGGATTACAGATGAGTACTTCACAGACGATTTCTTGAACTCCACGAAGAAGGAAATCGAAGATCGCAAAGGCAAGAATCGCGTTTACATTCCGCAACCGATCAACTACTGGAAGGATTCTTCCGATTTCGGTAAAAAATACACGGATTTGTTGGCTAAATACGATAACGTTTTCAAATATGATCCGCAATTGATCAGCCTTTGGGACGGTAAACCAGAAGCTCAGTACGAAGCGCAAAAGTACTACACAGAGCTTGCCAACGTGATTCAAAAAGTGTTCACAACTAAGGATGTTGATTTGAAAAAGACGTTGGAAGAAGCTTCCAACAAAGTTCAAACCGAAGTTTTTGATAAAGTGAAGGTCGAATAA
- a CDS encoding sensor histidine kinase has translation MLNRLRNMNLMKKLIVLLILFVVIPILVLDLLVAKKLESITEEQVGNALLQLVEGSHLTLDRESSDFDEKTEKIMISQEIQSLVSISTSSEYERFETFKALDKYLNNYSTNAVRYSLFFSDTDKQYSFVPNSDLLNNGIFYSTNLNALSWFKEVSQAKGKGVISVIDKFGYNPYNQQTVAYLRQLNSIYNGEGVIGYLAVSGIETPLQMDFTPFDRYADGEVMMLKNDNTVLATNTDKFPIGAKAFVPADKTEGVYKLKEADGVEFMCVLHTSENTNTKLLMRVPVQSIISDHISVQRLVDLIMFIYFLILILASMYFIQSILKPISRLARITNSYHPGRPLAIALHSDSKNEIVLLNNQFIRMTDRLNQTIYDQYELELKHKEIELSILHTQINPHLLYNTLESVYWHTLMEGASESAEMIKDLSLIMRIGLSKGKLLIPVMEEMNHAEAYVRLQLFRYEYAFQVHWDMQEEAKYYLIPKVILQPIIENAILHGIKNMSQDGELWIKVRKADEKLIISIEDNGYRQANVEMLNAILKGKENSRGFGIINVQKRIQLHFGEHYGLHYSLREGQGVRACLELPALTDESGLK, from the coding sequence ATGCTGAACAGGCTGCGAAATATGAACCTGATGAAAAAGTTGATCGTTCTGCTGATTCTTTTCGTCGTTATTCCAATCTTGGTTCTGGATTTGCTTGTCGCCAAGAAATTGGAGTCGATTACCGAAGAACAAGTAGGCAATGCCTTGCTGCAATTGGTGGAGGGCAGTCATCTGACATTGGATCGTGAAAGCAGCGATTTTGATGAAAAAACAGAGAAAATTATGATCTCCCAGGAGATCCAGTCGCTGGTCAGCATTTCAACCTCGTCAGAGTACGAGCGTTTTGAGACGTTTAAGGCGCTGGACAAATACTTGAACAACTATTCGACGAATGCCGTGCGCTATTCGCTCTTTTTTTCAGATACCGATAAGCAGTACTCTTTTGTGCCTAATTCCGACTTGCTGAATAATGGTATTTTTTATTCGACGAATCTGAATGCGCTCTCTTGGTTTAAGGAAGTCAGTCAAGCCAAAGGCAAAGGGGTTATCAGCGTAATTGATAAATTCGGATATAATCCCTACAACCAACAAACGGTGGCTTATTTGCGGCAATTGAACAGCATATATAACGGCGAGGGCGTCATCGGCTATTTGGCTGTGTCCGGTATCGAAACGCCGCTGCAGATGGATTTTACTCCCTTCGATCGCTATGCGGATGGGGAAGTGATGATGCTGAAAAATGACAATACTGTCCTTGCCACGAACACGGATAAATTCCCGATAGGCGCCAAAGCCTTTGTGCCGGCTGACAAAACGGAAGGTGTGTATAAGCTCAAGGAGGCCGATGGCGTCGAATTCATGTGCGTGCTGCATACGAGCGAAAACACGAATACAAAGCTGCTTATGCGCGTGCCGGTTCAGTCTATTATCAGCGATCACATCAGTGTACAGCGTCTTGTTGATCTCATTATGTTTATCTATTTCTTGATTTTGATTTTGGCCAGCATGTATTTCATCCAGTCGATCCTGAAGCCGATTTCACGACTGGCGCGGATTACGAATTCGTATCATCCAGGCAGACCGCTGGCGATTGCCCTGCACTCAGATAGCAAGAATGAGATCGTGCTGCTGAATAATCAATTTATCCGCATGACGGATCGCTTGAATCAGACTATTTATGATCAATATGAGCTCGAATTGAAGCATAAGGAGATTGAATTATCAATACTCCACACGCAAATTAATCCTCATCTCCTGTACAACACGCTGGAATCGGTGTATTGGCATACCCTCATGGAAGGGGCCTCGGAGTCAGCGGAAATGATTAAAGATCTGTCGCTGATTATGCGCATCGGGCTTAGCAAAGGGAAGCTGCTCATCCCTGTTATGGAAGAAATGAATCATGCGGAGGCCTATGTTCGTTTGCAGCTGTTCCGGTACGAATATGCTTTTCAGGTGCATTGGGATATGCAAGAGGAGGCTAAATACTATTTAATTCCCAAAGTAATTCTCCAGCCGATTATCGAAAATGCCATTCTGCATGGCATTAAAAATATGAGTCAGGACGGAGAACTCTGGATAAAAGTGCGCAAAGCGGACGAGAAACTCATAATCAGCATTGAAGATAACGGATATCGCCAAGCGAATGTTGAGATGCTCAATGCAATCTTGAAAGGCAAGGAAAATAGTCGCGGCTTCGGTATTATTAATGTGCAAAAGCGGATTCAGCTGCACTTCGGCGAGCATTATGGCCTGCATTACTCCCTAAGGGAAGGGCAAGGCGTGCGGGCATGTCTTGAGCTTCCGGCTTTAACGGATGAGAGCGGACTGAAATAG
- a CDS encoding IS3 family transposase — translation MASSTYYDRHKVMRSSLKRPSAPGRGRPATLHSKTHTGQIVSNAQIEEWLLELVSGEEHSYGYVLLTECLRVQHSLVINKKKVYRLCQKLGILNPQRRKKIHYPRRLARNHTINASNQLWQLDIKYGYVAGYDQFFYLADIIDVFDRSIVGYHLGSSCEAKHVCQAVKDALRSRIASGASKPIIRTDNGPQFISKAFGDMCEDETMIHERIPPKTPNKNAYIESFHATLERDLLRKESFETFEEAYRAIHTYMDFYNNRRMHRSLGKRSPAAFMRWVEKASMDTSSYVLAI, via the coding sequence GTGGCTTCTTCGACCTACTACGACCGTCACAAAGTTATGCGTTCTTCGCTAAAGCGCCCTTCAGCACCTGGAAGGGGGCGTCCAGCCACACTTCACTCGAAGACGCATACGGGTCAAATCGTAAGCAATGCCCAGATTGAGGAATGGCTGTTAGAGCTAGTTTCGGGTGAGGAGCATAGTTATGGTTACGTTCTACTGACGGAGTGTTTGCGCGTTCAACATAGCCTTGTAATCAACAAAAAGAAAGTGTATCGGTTATGTCAGAAGCTCGGTATTTTAAATCCGCAGCGGCGCAAAAAGATTCATTATCCGAGACGTTTAGCCCGCAATCATACCATTAACGCGTCCAACCAACTATGGCAATTAGACATCAAATATGGGTACGTAGCAGGCTATGATCAATTCTTTTATCTCGCGGATATTATCGATGTATTTGATCGAAGCATCGTCGGCTATCATCTTGGATCCAGCTGCGAAGCTAAGCATGTTTGCCAAGCGGTTAAAGACGCTCTACGTTCACGCATAGCATCAGGTGCAAGCAAGCCGATTATTCGCACAGACAACGGTCCTCAGTTTATTAGCAAGGCTTTTGGAGACATGTGTGAGGATGAAACGATGATTCACGAGCGGATTCCACCCAAAACGCCCAATAAAAATGCCTATATCGAATCATTCCATGCCACATTAGAGCGTGACTTATTGAGGAAAGAAAGCTTTGAAACGTTTGAAGAAGCTTATCGAGCTATTCATACGTACATGGATTTTTATAATAATCGTCGCATGCATAGAAGCCTCGGTAAACGATCGCCAGCCGCATTTATGAGGTGGGTAGAAAAAGCATCGATGGATACGTCCAGCTATGTGCTCGCCATTTAA
- a CDS encoding HPr family phosphocarrier protein encodes MKIEWTFSMNQPWTIDRVLDFVSIANRYSCQIYVGSQGKMLNAKGLLGIVSLSLSLGAKSSILLQLDGADAQEAFEQVFIHLQSGERLSANVLSHSS; translated from the coding sequence ATGAAAATCGAGTGGACTTTTTCAATGAATCAGCCTTGGACGATCGATCGCGTCTTGGATTTTGTGAGCATAGCCAATCGCTATTCGTGCCAAATTTATGTAGGGTCTCAGGGGAAAATGCTGAATGCCAAAGGCTTGTTGGGCATTGTTTCGCTAAGTTTGTCGCTTGGCGCCAAATCATCGATTCTGCTGCAGTTGGATGGAGCGGATGCACAGGAAGCTTTCGAACAAGTGTTCATTCACTTGCAAAGTGGAGAGCGCCTGAGCGCAAACGTCTTATCACATAGTTCGTAG
- a CDS encoding helix-turn-helix domain-containing protein produces the protein MPPHEYLIQIRMTHAKEKLKYSDMPVSEIAASVGVGNVSHFINLFKDRAGDTPLAYRKKWQRPRSYGLFQSALIR, from the coding sequence ATTCCCCCCCATGAGTACTTGATTCAAATTCGCATGACGCATGCGAAGGAAAAACTCAAATATTCGGATATGCCCGTCTCCGAAATCGCTGCAAGCGTCGGCGTGGGCAATGTCAGCCATTTCATCAACTTGTTCAAAGATCGCGCAGGCGACACGCCGCTTGCTTACCGGAAGAAATGGCAGCGCCCCAGATCATACGGGCTATTTCAGTCCGCTCTCATCCGTTAA
- a CDS encoding carbohydrate ABC transporter permease: protein METELSVRPIAAQRAAKKKMNWYLWGTLFILPEIVLFIIFLWVPIFKGIFYSFYTIDFVDGNHFIGLDNYVSIFKDSLLFTSIKNTLYYMILGIVLGFWIPPLIAIIITELKWFQGAARIIGYLPSAVPAIVLYGMWQWFFDAVGPINSFLQTIGLSKIEFFSPKMATISIVLLETWQNFGSATLIYIAAVVGIPRDVYEAAEIDGASVWQRIRHITLPSIKTLMLLLLLLQVITTSQNFQAQLSMTDGGPDNATLTYLLWMNHTAFRDLDFGKASAMGSLMFFFLVLLSIIYNLMQRRGEKA, encoded by the coding sequence ATGGAGACAGAGCTGAGCGTAAGACCAATTGCAGCCCAGCGTGCTGCCAAGAAGAAAATGAACTGGTATTTATGGGGAACGCTGTTTATCCTTCCGGAGATTGTGTTGTTTATTATTTTTCTATGGGTGCCTATTTTCAAAGGGATCTTTTACAGCTTTTACACGATTGATTTCGTGGATGGCAATCATTTTATTGGGCTGGACAATTACGTAAGCATCTTCAAAGACAGCCTTTTATTTACTTCGATAAAAAACACCCTGTATTATATGATTTTAGGTATTGTACTCGGTTTCTGGATACCACCATTAATTGCGATCATTATTACTGAATTAAAATGGTTTCAGGGAGCAGCTCGCATTATCGGTTATTTGCCAAGCGCGGTTCCGGCTATTGTGCTTTATGGGATGTGGCAGTGGTTTTTTGATGCTGTAGGCCCAATCAACAGTTTTTTGCAGACAATTGGCTTATCCAAAATTGAATTCTTCAGCCCCAAGATGGCTACGATTTCAATCGTTTTGTTGGAAACGTGGCAAAATTTCGGCTCAGCAACGCTGATCTATATTGCGGCTGTCGTCGGCATCCCGAGAGATGTCTACGAAGCGGCTGAGATTGACGGCGCCAGCGTGTGGCAGCGTATTCGCCACATTACTTTGCCAAGCATCAAAACGTTGATGCTGCTGCTTTTGCTGCTTCAAGTGATCACAACGTCGCAGAACTTCCAGGCGCAATTGTCCATGACGGACGGAGGACCTGACAACGCGACACTGACGTATCTGCTGTGGATGAACCATACCGCATTCCGCGATCTTGATTTTGGCAAAGCGAGCGCGATGGGAAGCTTAATGTTCTTCTTCCTAGTGTTGTTGTCCATTATCTACAACTTGATGCAGCGTAGGGGGGAAAAGGCATGA